One part of the Bradyrhizobium sp. CB1650 genome encodes these proteins:
- a CDS encoding LLM class flavin-dependent oxidoreductase — MSNQRQLVLNLFIYPGGHHEAAWRYKGSAADRILDVTYYQELAQRAEAHKFDAIFFADGPALADNVRYAQRFRFEPITWLAAIAAVTSRIGLIATASTTYSEPYNLARLFASLDHLSHGRAGWNIVTTSAPQAAQNFGLPEHPPHNERYERAREYLDVITRLWDSWEDDALINDPASGVFADTGKIHAIDHVGKHFRVRGPLNISRTPQGRPVYVQAGSSEDGRAFAAQFAEAIFTAHQTLASAQEFYADIKRQARNFDRGPDQVKILPGISPFIGSTQVEADRLQEEFNDLIQPEYSLAQLRQMIGLDLTGFDLDGPFPRHLIDTAGARGVASRFKLVVDIVDREKPTVRQLVQRLAGARGHWVIAGTPEKIADNIQAWFERGAADGFNVMPPWLPGGFDAFAEHVVPILRKRGLFRDEYTGTTLREHYGLNRPTSVYSNRVKAIA; from the coding sequence ATGAGCAACCAGCGGCAACTCGTCCTTAACCTCTTCATCTATCCCGGCGGTCACCACGAGGCGGCCTGGCGCTATAAGGGATCGGCGGCCGACCGCATTCTCGATGTCACCTACTATCAGGAACTGGCGCAGCGGGCCGAGGCCCACAAATTCGACGCCATATTCTTTGCCGACGGCCCCGCATTGGCCGACAACGTGCGCTATGCACAGCGTTTCCGGTTCGAGCCGATCACCTGGCTTGCTGCCATTGCCGCCGTCACCAGCCGAATCGGCCTGATCGCGACAGCATCGACCACCTATAGCGAACCCTACAATCTGGCACGCCTGTTCGCTTCGCTCGACCACCTGAGCCACGGACGCGCCGGCTGGAACATCGTCACGACAAGCGCCCCGCAGGCGGCACAGAATTTCGGCCTGCCCGAGCATCCTCCACACAACGAGCGCTACGAGCGCGCGCGGGAATATCTCGACGTCATCACCAGGCTTTGGGATAGCTGGGAGGACGACGCGCTGATCAACGACCCTGCGTCAGGCGTTTTCGCGGACACCGGCAAAATCCATGCGATCGATCATGTCGGCAAGCATTTTCGTGTCCGCGGACCGCTGAACATCTCGCGGACCCCTCAGGGCCGGCCGGTGTATGTGCAAGCCGGCTCCTCCGAGGACGGCCGCGCCTTTGCCGCACAGTTTGCCGAAGCCATCTTTACCGCCCACCAGACGCTCGCAAGCGCGCAGGAATTCTATGCCGACATCAAGCGGCAAGCCCGCAACTTCGATCGCGGCCCGGACCAGGTCAAGATCCTGCCGGGCATCAGTCCGTTCATCGGCAGCACCCAAGTCGAGGCCGACCGCCTGCAGGAAGAGTTCAACGACCTGATCCAGCCGGAATACTCCCTCGCCCAGCTCCGCCAGATGATCGGTCTCGACCTCACCGGCTTCGATCTCGACGGTCCGTTCCCGCGGCATCTCATCGACACCGCCGGGGCACGCGGCGTCGCGAGCCGGTTCAAGCTCGTGGTCGACATCGTCGACCGCGAGAAGCCGACCGTTCGCCAATTGGTACAGCGCCTCGCTGGCGCGCGCGGCCATTGGGTGATCGCCGGGACACCGGAGAAGATCGCCGACAACATCCAGGCCTGGTTCGAAAGGGGCGCCGCCGATGGCTTCAATGTCATGCCGCCCTGGCTGCCCGGCGGCTTCGATGCGTTTGCCGAGCATGTCGTGCCGATCCTGCGCAAGCGCGGCTTGTTCAGGGACGAGTACACCGGCACGACGTTGCGCGAGCATTACGGCCTCAATCGGCCAACAAGTGTCTACTCCAACAGGGTCAAAGCGATCGCCTGA
- a CDS encoding recombinase family protein encodes MSTDYQQYSIENQAVVIATYAELHKLTIVRTYRDEGESGLKFESRDGLTELIEDVQSGRADFAHLLVFDVSRWGRFQDVDESAHYEFICRKAGVKVAYCAEQFDNDGSLLASIMKNIKRVMPAEFSRELSAKVFAGSVRLTHRGFKMGGPTAYAFQRRLVDDQCRPKGILTVGQRKSLLTDHVKLIPGTPDQVEIVNWILHGYLRHNRRPPLPESSTSEGS; translated from the coding sequence ATGTCGACGGACTACCAGCAATACTCGATTGAGAATCAGGCAGTGGTCATTGCGACCTACGCCGAACTTCATAAGCTAACCATCGTCCGAACCTATCGTGACGAGGGAGAAAGCGGGCTCAAATTCGAAAGCCGGGACGGCCTTACCGAACTGATTGAAGATGTGCAATCGGGACGCGCTGACTTCGCTCACCTGCTTGTCTTCGACGTGAGCCGGTGGGGACGCTTTCAAGACGTTGACGAGAGCGCGCACTACGAGTTCATCTGCCGCAAGGCGGGCGTCAAAGTTGCTTATTGCGCGGAGCAATTCGACAATGACGGAAGCCTTCTCGCCAGCATCATGAAGAATATTAAGAGAGTGATGCCGGCTGAGTTCAGTCGGGAACTCTCCGCCAAGGTTTTCGCAGGCTCAGTCCGACTGACGCATCGCGGCTTTAAAATGGGCGGCCCTACAGCTTACGCGTTCCAACGACGTCTCGTCGACGATCAATGCAGGCCGAAGGGCATTTTAACGGTCGGCCAGCGCAAATCTTTGCTTACCGATCATGTCAAGCTCATCCCCGGCACACCCGATCAAGTCGAGATCGTGAATTGGATTCTCCACGGATATCTCCGTCACAATCGCAGGCCACCATTGCCCGAGAGCTCAACCAGCGAGGGATCTTGA
- a CDS encoding ABC transporter permease subunit (The N-terminal region of this protein, as described by TIGR01726, is a three transmembrane segment that identifies a subfamily of ABC transporter permease subunits, which specificities that include histidine, arginine, glutamine, glutamate, L-cystine (sic), the opines (in Agrobacterium) octopine and nopaline, etc.), translating to MLQLAILIGVTAILAVLGSNIATTMARSGVTPGFGFLESAANFEIGEGMIAFRAGDSYARAIAVGLLNTAKIASVGCCLATFLGVALGVMRLSGNLVLSGLVRWYVEIVRNTPLLLQLFFWIGLAHALPPPRRAIILLDTFFLTNRGVYMPRIVVQDFSLAATLVLAVVVGIWLWLVWRGWRNKPTGLQAPLPTSLVSILVLGAMFTASGTRIGLEMPAVSGFNIRGGFNLTPEFAALLVGLTVKFSAVIAEIVRAGILSVRHEQWDAARALGLHRGKIMRLVVLPQALRVITPLATSSYLDLIKDSSLAVAIGYPDLMNIVNTIANTTGQAFEALLIVVLVYLIVNLAVSGLMSVYNSKVALRGEKSA from the coding sequence GTGCTGCAGCTTGCGATCTTGATTGGCGTGACCGCGATCCTGGCCGTGCTTGGATCCAACATCGCGACCACCATGGCACGGAGCGGGGTGACGCCGGGCTTCGGCTTCCTGGAAAGCGCGGCCAATTTCGAGATCGGTGAAGGTATGATTGCCTTCCGTGCCGGCGACAGTTATGCACGGGCGATCGCGGTCGGCCTTTTGAATACGGCCAAGATCGCATCGGTGGGATGTTGTCTGGCTACATTCCTTGGTGTCGCGCTCGGCGTGATGCGGCTTTCGGGCAATCTGGTGCTGTCTGGTCTCGTCCGCTGGTACGTCGAGATCGTTCGCAATACTCCATTGTTGTTGCAGCTGTTCTTCTGGATCGGTCTTGCGCACGCCCTACCACCGCCGCGTCGCGCTATCATCTTGCTCGATACCTTTTTCCTGACTAACCGCGGCGTGTATATGCCACGGATCGTCGTACAGGATTTCTCGCTCGCAGCGACGCTAGTGTTGGCCGTTGTGGTCGGGATCTGGCTCTGGCTGGTATGGCGCGGCTGGCGCAACAAGCCGACAGGACTGCAAGCGCCGCTGCCGACATCGCTCGTGAGCATTCTTGTGCTAGGCGCAATGTTCACGGCCAGCGGCACGCGGATCGGCCTCGAAATGCCAGCGGTCAGCGGCTTCAACATTCGAGGCGGCTTCAACCTGACGCCGGAATTTGCAGCGCTCCTGGTTGGATTGACCGTGAAGTTTTCTGCGGTCATCGCGGAGATCGTCCGCGCCGGCATTCTGTCGGTACGCCACGAACAATGGGATGCTGCGCGTGCGTTGGGCCTGCACCGTGGCAAGATCATGCGTCTGGTCGTCCTGCCGCAAGCTCTGCGCGTCATCACGCCATTGGCGACCTCAAGCTATCTGGATCTTATCAAGGACTCCAGCCTTGCCGTTGCGATCGGCTATCCGGACCTCATGAACATCGTCAACACGATCGCCAATACGACCGGGCAGGCCTTCGAGGCGCTGCTGATCGTCGTTCTCGTCTATCTCATCGTAAACCTCGCCGTTTCCGGACTGATGAGCGTCTACAACAGCAAGGTCGCGCTGCGCGGAGAAAAGTCGGCATGA
- a CDS encoding Lrp/AsnC family transcriptional regulator: MTDLAIPFPETSRRLDSIDRKILMVLQEDASLAVAEVGDRVGLSSTPCWKRIQRLEANGVILKRVALVEQNKLGLGISVFVSVESADHSEAWLKKFAAAVSAMPEVMELYRMAGDVDYMLRVVVADMQGYDLFYRKLIDAVPLKNVTSRFAMEKIKSTTALPIPAITAE, from the coding sequence ATGACCGACCTAGCCATCCCATTTCCTGAGACAAGCCGCCGCCTTGATTCAATTGACCGCAAGATCCTGATGGTCCTTCAGGAGGATGCGTCGCTAGCAGTTGCAGAGGTTGGCGACCGCGTCGGCCTGTCGTCGACCCCCTGCTGGAAGCGCATCCAACGCCTCGAAGCCAATGGCGTTATCCTGAAGCGGGTCGCGCTGGTCGAGCAGAACAAGCTCGGACTCGGCATTTCCGTGTTTGTATCGGTGGAAAGCGCCGACCACTCCGAGGCCTGGCTGAAGAAGTTCGCCGCAGCCGTCAGCGCAATGCCAGAGGTCATGGAATTGTACCGTATGGCAGGGGACGTCGACTACATGTTGCGCGTAGTGGTCGCGGATATGCAGGGTTACGACCTGTTCTACAGGAAGCTGATCGACGCTGTGCCGCTGAAGAACGTGACCTCGCGGTTTGCCATGGAGAAGATCAAGTCGACCACCGCTCTGCCGATCCCGGCAATCACGGCTGAATGA
- a CDS encoding amino acid ABC transporter permease, giving the protein MTAIEAGRWPQSSRPWLWSRLWTGLFGTWLNSIVTVIVGLIIVRIVPSLFRWLVIDATWHGTSADCLAHDGACWAFVAAKLRFIVFAFYPADLDWRPEVACLLLASLLAVTAVPRFWRRELAVCWPVVIGLCWLLMTGIPGEARISSNQWGGLPVTLLVWAACFAASMQLAILLALARRSRMRALRLLAVGYIEFMRAIPMVAILYFATLILPMALPAGLSTDKMPRAMIMITLFWTAYTAEVIRGGLQAVPIGQEEAAAALGLSYWRSMRLVILPQALRMVVPGLVNQAIGFLLATSLLAVIGIVDILNAAKAAATDPNWLGFYKEAFLVVAAIYFAIGYGGSRYSFWLVQRLGRAGQH; this is encoded by the coding sequence ATGACGGCGATCGAGGCTGGCAGATGGCCCCAGAGCTCTCGTCCGTGGCTCTGGAGTAGGCTATGGACAGGTCTGTTCGGCACCTGGCTGAATTCGATCGTCACGGTCATCGTGGGCCTGATCATCGTCAGGATTGTGCCATCACTATTTCGCTGGCTCGTGATTGACGCGACTTGGCACGGAACCTCGGCGGACTGCCTGGCGCATGATGGCGCATGCTGGGCATTCGTCGCAGCCAAGCTCCGCTTCATCGTCTTCGCTTTTTATCCGGCTGATCTCGATTGGCGTCCGGAGGTTGCGTGTCTCTTGCTCGCTTCCTTGCTGGCTGTCACGGCCGTGCCGCGCTTCTGGCGGCGTGAACTCGCAGTCTGCTGGCCCGTCGTGATCGGACTCTGCTGGCTATTGATGACTGGTATCCCGGGTGAGGCGCGAATCTCCTCAAACCAGTGGGGTGGGCTGCCCGTGACGTTACTGGTCTGGGCGGCCTGCTTTGCCGCGTCGATGCAGTTGGCGATCCTGCTGGCGCTGGCGCGGCGATCCAGGATGCGCGCCCTGCGGCTGCTCGCGGTCGGCTATATTGAGTTCATGCGAGCAATTCCAATGGTCGCGATTCTCTATTTCGCGACGCTGATCTTGCCCATGGCACTGCCAGCTGGTTTGTCGACCGACAAGATGCCGCGTGCGATGATCATGATTACGCTGTTCTGGACCGCCTATACCGCCGAGGTCATACGCGGCGGTCTGCAGGCCGTCCCGATCGGGCAGGAGGAGGCCGCAGCGGCACTCGGACTGAGTTATTGGCGGTCGATGCGGCTGGTGATCTTGCCGCAAGCGTTGCGGATGGTGGTCCCCGGATTGGTCAACCAGGCCATCGGCTTTCTGCTCGCGACCTCCTTGCTTGCCGTCATCGGTATCGTCGACATCCTCAACGCTGCCAAGGCGGCAGCGACCGATCCCAATTGGCTTGGGTTTTACAAAGAGGCATTTCTGGTGGTGGCCGCGATCTATTTCGCGATCGGATATGGCGGCTCGCGCTACAGCTTCTGGCTCGTGCAGCGCCTTGGTCGCGCCGGTCAGCATTGA
- a CDS encoding helix-turn-helix transcriptional regulator — translation MNRPAAKKMRQRSAGKPDIELGKRIRLRRVEQKISQAELGDKLGVSFQQVQKYEKGVNRVGAARLQQIANALDVPVTFFYDGDNKAREVDSLLFLDSAFSLRLLRAYRKIKDQTVQRQLVSLMESIAANED, via the coding sequence ATGAACAGACCTGCAGCAAAAAAGATGAGGCAACGCAGTGCCGGCAAGCCGGACATTGAATTGGGCAAGCGGATTCGTTTGCGGCGTGTTGAGCAGAAGATCTCCCAGGCAGAGCTCGGCGACAAGCTTGGCGTCAGCTTCCAGCAGGTTCAGAAATACGAAAAGGGCGTCAACCGGGTCGGCGCCGCCCGCCTACAGCAGATCGCAAACGCGCTCGATGTGCCGGTCACCTTCTTCTACGACGGTGACAACAAGGCCCGCGAGGTCGACAGCCTCCTGTTCCTCGACAGCGCCTTCAGCCTGCGGTTGCTTCGCGCCTACAGGAAGATCAAGGACCAGACCGTGCAACGTCAGCTGGTGTCCTTGATGGAATCGATCGCCGCCAACGAGGACTGA
- a CDS encoding NYN domain-containing protein, producing the protein MPPFDKIALFIDGANLNATCKALGFDIDYKRLLGEFQSRGTLLRAFYYTTVIEDQECSSIRPLVDWLDYNGYTVVTKPTKEFIDASGRRKVKGNMDIELAVNAMELAEHVDQMVLFSGDGDFRSLVQAVQRRGVRVTVVSTIASQSPMIADELRRRSDEFIDLAQLKLKLGRGPSERLGQRQEERRGSKIGTAVSE; encoded by the coding sequence ATGCCGCCATTCGACAAAATCGCGCTCTTTATCGACGGCGCCAACCTCAACGCAACCTGCAAGGCGCTTGGCTTCGACATCGACTACAAGCGCCTGCTCGGGGAGTTTCAGAGCCGCGGCACGTTGCTGCGGGCGTTCTATTACACGACGGTTATCGAGGATCAGGAATGTTCGTCGATCAGGCCACTCGTCGATTGGCTCGACTATAACGGTTACACAGTTGTCACCAAACCAACCAAGGAATTCATCGACGCCAGCGGCCGCCGCAAGGTCAAGGGCAACATGGACATCGAGCTTGCGGTCAATGCCATGGAGCTTGCCGAGCATGTCGATCAGATGGTCCTGTTCTCGGGCGACGGCGATTTCCGCTCCCTGGTCCAGGCTGTGCAACGGCGCGGCGTACGGGTGACTGTCGTGTCCACAATTGCCAGCCAGTCGCCAATGATCGCCGACGAGCTTCGGCGGCGGTCGGACGAATTTATCGACCTGGCACAGTTGAAGCTGAAGCTGGGTCGCGGTCCGTCCGAACGGTTAGGCCAGCGTCAAGAGGAGCGCCGAGGCTCGAAAATCGGAACGGCAGTCTCTGAGTGA
- a CDS encoding amino acid ABC transporter substrate-binding protein, which yields MNALTPWSKWIIAALIGAVGLVSTAASAGPTLDRIKSRGLIKVGVGTTPGFFAPDNSGRWQGFFIDYGRALAIAVFGDATKIEFTSSSPQQRLPALQSGEFDILLSGVTVTITRAFKLGFHFGPTIFYDGQGILVRKDSGVTSASQLDGATIGIQSGTTGELNIADFFRKNAHRFTPVTVEDTSEFVAALESGRVDAITQDSSDLAAKLVQLKKPNDYVLLPERLSKEPLAPAVAGGDDRWLEIVNWTVNATIQAEEWGITSQNVDSFLKSEDPAVQRFLGVDPSLAQAIGLDPKWAYNIIKTVGNYGEIFDRHLKPLGWERGYNRLWTSGGLLYSPPFR from the coding sequence ATGAATGCTCTTACCCCCTGGTCCAAATGGATTATTGCCGCACTGATCGGTGCAGTCGGTCTTGTGTCGACGGCCGCATCCGCCGGTCCAACGCTTGACAGGATCAAATCGAGGGGCCTCATCAAGGTCGGTGTCGGCACCACGCCGGGCTTCTTCGCACCGGACAACAGTGGCCGGTGGCAAGGGTTCTTCATAGATTACGGACGCGCCTTGGCGATTGCCGTCTTCGGTGACGCCACCAAGATCGAGTTCACGAGCTCGTCGCCGCAGCAACGTCTGCCAGCGCTCCAATCCGGCGAATTTGATATCCTGCTATCCGGGGTGACTGTGACGATTACGCGTGCGTTCAAGCTCGGATTCCATTTCGGGCCGACGATCTTCTATGATGGACAGGGGATTCTCGTTCGCAAGGACAGCGGCGTGACATCGGCATCCCAGCTCGACGGCGCCACGATCGGCATTCAGAGCGGCACGACGGGGGAGTTGAACATTGCTGATTTCTTCCGCAAGAATGCGCACAGGTTCACCCCCGTCACGGTCGAAGATACCAGTGAGTTTGTCGCGGCCCTCGAATCTGGACGCGTTGACGCGATTACACAGGACTCGTCCGATCTCGCCGCAAAACTCGTGCAACTGAAAAAGCCGAACGACTACGTCCTGCTGCCGGAACGGCTGTCGAAGGAGCCGTTGGCGCCGGCGGTGGCGGGCGGTGACGATCGTTGGCTTGAGATCGTCAACTGGACGGTGAATGCGACGATCCAGGCCGAGGAATGGGGTATCACCTCGCAGAATGTCGACAGTTTCCTGAAGTCAGAAGATCCGGCGGTCCAGCGTTTCCTCGGGGTCGATCCGTCACTTGCGCAGGCGATTGGGCTCGATCCGAAGTGGGCCTATAATATCATCAAGACGGTCGGCAATTATGGCGAGATCTTCGATCGCCATCTCAAGCCACTCGGTTGGGAGCGTGGCTATAACAGACTGTGGACCAGCGGTGGTCTGTTGTATTCCCCGCCGTTCCGCTGA
- a CDS encoding methyltransferase domain-containing protein has translation MSELAVVSLEQDTPELARTYEEAGILQFHHGKFLIGPLALKTGDQVLDIGAGTGRLAEFVAGLVGPHGRVVGIDPLDNRIAIACLRQSDTLTFDVGRAEDLSRFKTSEFDAVYLNSVFHWVADKKRTLQEIHRVLKPGGRLGLNIQDPSKPHESRSLIRAAIDQAGFGDRRDVSPVLGATDDELKALVSDAEFIDYRSDLRALVDLHSDVDAVLRWSEASAFGNFLDGFSEPEREKVRAIFADLLEAKRIPEGLRLTRYLRFVFARKPEGPRDRITR, from the coding sequence ATGTCGGAGCTTGCAGTCGTCAGCCTCGAGCAGGACACACCCGAGCTTGCCCGCACCTATGAAGAGGCAGGCATTCTCCAATTCCATCACGGCAAGTTTCTGATCGGCCCGCTGGCCCTGAAAACGGGCGATCAGGTTCTCGATATCGGCGCGGGCACGGGCCGATTGGCGGAGTTTGTCGCCGGCCTCGTCGGCCCGCATGGGCGCGTCGTCGGTATCGACCCCCTGGATAACCGGATCGCCATCGCATGCCTTCGCCAGTCGGACACGCTGACGTTCGACGTTGGCCGCGCCGAGGATCTGTCGCGCTTCAAGACGAGCGAATTCGATGCTGTCTATCTTAACAGTGTCTTCCATTGGGTTGCGGACAAGAAACGAACCTTGCAGGAAATTCACCGCGTCCTTAAGCCCGGCGGCCGTCTTGGGCTGAACATTCAGGACCCGTCCAAGCCGCATGAAAGCCGGTCGCTGATTCGCGCGGCGATCGACCAGGCCGGATTTGGCGATCGTCGCGACGTCTCTCCCGTTCTGGGAGCGACCGACGACGAGCTCAAGGCCCTCGTGTCCGATGCGGAGTTCATCGACTACCGCAGCGATCTGCGCGCTCTGGTCGACCTGCACAGCGACGTCGATGCCGTGCTGCGCTGGTCGGAGGCGAGTGCCTTTGGCAATTTCCTCGACGGCTTTTCGGAGCCGGAGCGCGAGAAGGTCCGCGCCATCTTTGCGGATCTGCTTGAAGCCAAGCGCATTCCCGAAGGACTGCGGCTGACGCGGTACTTGCGCTTCGTCTTCGCTCGAAAACCGGAAGGCCCTCGCGACCGAATAACTCGCTAG
- a CDS encoding MFS transporter produces MTYPAKLLTRSTDGITAPLRHATFRRIWLASLLSNLGILIQGVGAAWAMTQMTSSADKVALVQTALLLPVMLISMPAGAIADMYDRRVVALVALGIAFAGAAALTVVAWLGLVTPNLLLALCFVVGSGIALMGPAWQSSVSEQMPSEALLPVAIALNGISYNVARSVGPAIGGVVVATAGAVAAFALNTLLYLPLMVALFLWERISAPSRLPPERLSRAMVSGVRYITNSPSIKIVLARTLVTGVVGGAITALMPLVARDLLHGDAQTYGIMLGAFGLGAVVGALNITELRKRLSGEAAIRACALSMGAAIAAVALSRQPVLTAAALVLAGATWMMAWAVFNIGVQLSAPRWVAGRSLAAYQAASSGGIAVGSWGWGHLTDAAGVETALLVSAALMLASPLIGLWLPMPRVGARGEEAELLADPEVRLALTGRSGPLVVEIEYRVAQNKAREFHNVMQDIQLSRQRNGAYGWSIARDIADPELWTERYHCPTWFDYLRWRNRSTQSERALEQRAIHFHIGPAPVRVRRMLERPFGSVRWKDDTPDHATAEMLPEIPSGKGRTQPVAPADQTIKCAESHRKAASGAK; encoded by the coding sequence ATGACTTATCCAGCCAAGCTCCTGACGCGTAGCACCGACGGCATCACGGCGCCGCTGCGGCACGCCACCTTCAGGCGGATCTGGCTTGCGAGCCTCCTCTCCAATCTCGGTATCTTGATTCAAGGTGTGGGTGCGGCTTGGGCGATGACGCAGATGACGTCCTCGGCCGACAAGGTCGCGTTGGTGCAGACCGCACTGCTGCTGCCGGTGATGCTGATTTCGATGCCGGCCGGCGCGATCGCCGACATGTATGACCGGCGCGTCGTGGCGCTGGTTGCGCTTGGGATCGCGTTCGCCGGCGCGGCCGCCCTGACGGTGGTCGCCTGGCTTGGCCTGGTCACACCGAACCTCCTGCTCGCGCTCTGCTTCGTCGTCGGTAGCGGCATAGCGCTGATGGGACCGGCCTGGCAATCGTCGGTCAGCGAACAGATGCCCTCGGAAGCGCTGTTGCCTGTGGCCATCGCGCTGAACGGCATTAGCTACAACGTCGCGCGCAGCGTGGGTCCGGCGATCGGCGGGGTCGTGGTGGCCACCGCGGGCGCAGTCGCAGCATTCGCACTGAACACCTTGCTCTATCTTCCGCTGATGGTCGCGTTGTTCCTGTGGGAACGCATCAGCGCACCCTCGCGCCTGCCGCCTGAGCGCCTCAGCCGCGCCATGGTGTCTGGTGTGCGCTACATCACGAATTCGCCATCGATCAAGATCGTGCTGGCCCGCACCCTGGTGACGGGCGTCGTCGGCGGCGCGATCACTGCGCTGATGCCGTTGGTAGCGCGCGATCTTTTGCACGGCGATGCCCAGACCTACGGGATCATGCTCGGTGCCTTTGGCCTAGGTGCGGTGGTCGGTGCGCTGAACATCACCGAGCTCCGCAAGCGGCTGAGCGGCGAGGCCGCAATCCGCGCCTGCGCGCTGTCCATGGGCGCGGCGATCGCCGCGGTAGCGCTCAGCCGTCAACCGGTGTTGACCGCGGCGGCACTGGTCCTGGCCGGGGCCACGTGGATGATGGCCTGGGCGGTGTTCAACATTGGCGTCCAGTTGTCGGCGCCGCGCTGGGTGGCCGGCCGCTCGCTCGCGGCCTATCAGGCGGCAAGCTCAGGCGGAATTGCCGTTGGCAGCTGGGGCTGGGGCCATCTGACCGACGCGGCCGGAGTCGAGACCGCGCTGCTGGTGTCGGCCGCCCTGATGCTCGCCTCACCACTCATCGGTCTATGGCTGCCCATGCCTCGCGTCGGCGCGAGGGGAGAGGAAGCCGAGCTTCTCGCCGATCCCGAGGTAAGGCTCGCCTTGACCGGACGCAGCGGGCCACTCGTCGTCGAGATCGAATATCGCGTCGCACAGAACAAGGCGCGGGAATTTCATAATGTCATGCAGGACATTCAATTGTCGCGCCAGCGCAACGGCGCCTATGGCTGGTCGATCGCGCGCGACATTGCCGATCCCGAACTGTGGACCGAGCGCTATCACTGCCCGACCTGGTTCGACTACTTGCGCTGGCGCAACCGCTCGACCCAGTCGGAACGTGCACTGGAGCAGCGGGCAATTCACTTCCACATCGGTCCTGCGCCGGTGCGCGTTCGGCGTATGCTAGAGAGGCCGTTCGGCTCGGTACGCTGGAAGGACGATACGCCCGACCACGCGACCGCCGAAATGCTGCCGGAGATCCCAAGCGGCAAGGGCCGCACGCAGCCGGTCGCTCCGGCTGATCAGACGATCAAGTGTGCCGAGAGTCACCGGAAAGCCGCAAGCGGTGCAAAATGA